Proteins from one Ornithobacterium rhinotracheale genomic window:
- a CDS encoding DUF3127 domain-containing protein: MDITGILLKKGEIKNLTENFSVQEFYLDASTYHPYTGEKFDNIIKLQVSNNKIASLMPIQPGQRIKVSFSPRGRFYEKDGEKRHIQNLDAWKIELQDTQGSLTKEPDFTPEPITNEEDDLPF, from the coding sequence ATGGACATAACGGGAATTTTACTTAAAAAAGGAGAGATTAAAAATCTAACTGAGAACTTCAGCGTTCAAGAATTTTATTTAGATGCTTCCACCTACCATCCTTATACGGGTGAGAAGTTTGATAATATAATCAAACTTCAAGTTTCAAACAATAAAATAGCGAGTCTAATGCCCATACAACCAGGGCAAAGAATAAAAGTGAGCTTTTCTCCACGAGGAAGGTTCTACGAAAAAGATGGCGAAAAAAGGCACATCCAAAATTTAGATGCGTGGAAGATAGAATTGCAAGACACACAAGGTTCGCTGACTAAGGAGCCAGACTTTACCCCCGAGCCCATTACTAACGAGGAAGACGATTTGCCGTTTTAA